A segment of the Geoanaerobacter pelophilus genome:
ATTCGTTGAAGCAGGATGGAATCCTTAAAATATTCAACGGTTTGACTGACATTCACGAAGTGCGGCGGGTCTGCATCAAATAAGCTGAGAAGAAGAACCGGAACAACGGGGTGGTGACAAGCCAAATCGCTTGCCTTTTCCGTTGTCTTGCTATACAGTACCTCACTCTTTTACCCCCATACCCCAATCCTGCGGGTGATATTCCGTGACAACCAACAAGACACTAGAAGAACTGCGCCACGAAATCGACGCCCTGGACGACCGGATCCTGGATATCCTGAACCGGCGCGCCGAATTTGTCATGCAGGTCGGCAGAATCAAGACCCGAGAGAACCGCGAATTCCATGTGCCGAGCCGCGAGCGCGAGATTTACGAGCGTCTTGCTGCCTTGAACAAGGGGCCGTTCCCAACTGAGGCAATCAGGAGCGTTTTTCGGGAGATCATCTCCGCCTCGCTGGCGCTCGAAGCACCGATGAAGGTGGCGTTTCTCGGTCCCAAAGCGACTTTTTCCCATCTTGCGGCCATGCAGCACTTCGGGCTTGCCGCCGAGCTGGTCCCCCAGAAATCGATCCCTGCTGTTTTCGAAGAGGTCGAAAAAGGGCGGGCGCTTTATGGCGTTGTCCCGGTCGAGAACTCCACTGAAGGGGTTATCTCCCACACCCTCGATATGTTCACCGGCAGCGATCTGAAGATCAATGCCGAGATCCTGCTGGAAGTGTCCCATTTTCTCCTGTCCCGCACCGGTCGGATCGAGGATGTGAAGAAGATCTACTCGCATCCCCAGCCGCTGGCCCAGTGCCGGCGCTGGCTTGCCGAAAACCTTCCCAACGTGCCGCTGGTCGATGTTGCCTCAACAACCCTTGCGGCCCAGATTGTCAGTGAAGACTACTCGGCAGCAGCCATAGCCAGCGAGTATGCCGCTTCCCTCTACGATCTGAAGGTGGTCAGGGAGCGGATTGAAGATCAGGTAAACAATGTAACCCGCTTTCTGGTCATTGGCAGCAAGATGGCCGATAAATCCGGTGACGACAGGAGTTCCCTGATGTTCTCGGTCAAGGACGAGCCGGGAATCCTCTACCGGATGCTGGAGCCGTTCGCCAAGCGGGGGCTGAACCTCTCCAAGATCGAATCGCGGCCGAACAAGAGCAAGGCCTGGGAATACATCTTCTTCCTCGATCTGGCCGGGCATGTCAGCGACCAGCCGGTTGCCGATGCGGTTAAGGAGTTGAAGGAGATGTGTCAGTTCGTGAAAATCCTCGGATCATATCCAAGGGCGAAGTAGTTCAATGCCACTTATTAATCGTCTAGCAATAATTGGTGTTGGCCTCATCGGCGGTTCCCTGGCGCGCATCCTCAGGGAAAAGGGTGAAGTGGGTGAAGTGGTGGGGATCGGTCGCGGCAAGGCCAACCTGGAGCGCGCTGTTGAGCTCGGGGTGATCGACCGCTACGCTCATGACCCTGCCGAAGGGGTTAGCGGAGCCGACATGGTCTTCCTGGCCACACCGGTATGCACCATTGCCGATATCGTTAAGACAATAGCGCCCTCGCTGTCCCCCGGATGTATCATCACCGACGGCGGCAGTGTCAAGGGTGATATTGTCAGGGCGTGCGAACCGTTGGTCCCTGCGGGTTGCCATTTCGTGGGAGGGCACCCGATAGCCGGGACCGAGAACTCCGGGGTAGAGGCATCGTTTGCTACGCTTTACCAGGGACGCAGATGCATCATTACCCCAACAGAGCATACCGACCGGGGCGCGCTCGACAAGGTTGTCCGGATGTGGCAGTTGGCCGGCAGCAATGTGGTGCAGATGGATGTCGAAAAGCATGACCGGGTGGTGGCTGCCATTTCCCATCTGCCGCACATGGTTGCCTACAGCCTGGTCAATGCAGTCGGCGAGTATGATGGTTGCGACGAAAACATTCTCAAGTATTCGGCCGGCGGCTTCCGGGATTTTACCCGAATTGCCTCGTCAGACCCGGTGATGTGGCGCGATATTGCGCTGCAGAACCGCGACAGCATCCTGGAGATGATGGATCTGTTTGCCGACTACTATGCCCGGTTGCGGGCGCTGGTCGCCTGTGGGGATGGGGCGGCCATAGAGCGGTTTTT
Coding sequences within it:
- the pheA gene encoding prephenate dehydratase, with protein sequence MTTNKTLEELRHEIDALDDRILDILNRRAEFVMQVGRIKTRENREFHVPSREREIYERLAALNKGPFPTEAIRSVFREIISASLALEAPMKVAFLGPKATFSHLAAMQHFGLAAELVPQKSIPAVFEEVEKGRALYGVVPVENSTEGVISHTLDMFTGSDLKINAEILLEVSHFLLSRTGRIEDVKKIYSHPQPLAQCRRWLAENLPNVPLVDVASTTLAAQIVSEDYSAAAIASEYAASLYDLKVVRERIEDQVNNVTRFLVIGSKMADKSGDDRSSLMFSVKDEPGILYRMLEPFAKRGLNLSKIESRPNKSKAWEYIFFLDLAGHVSDQPVADAVKELKEMCQFVKILGSYPRAK
- a CDS encoding prephenate dehydrogenase codes for the protein MPLINRLAIIGVGLIGGSLARILREKGEVGEVVGIGRGKANLERAVELGVIDRYAHDPAEGVSGADMVFLATPVCTIADIVKTIAPSLSPGCIITDGGSVKGDIVRACEPLVPAGCHFVGGHPIAGTENSGVEASFATLYQGRRCIITPTEHTDRGALDKVVRMWQLAGSNVVQMDVEKHDRVVAAISHLPHMVAYSLVNAVGEYDGCDENILKYSAGGFRDFTRIASSDPVMWRDIALQNRDSILEMMDLFADYYARLRALVACGDGAAIERFFASSKEHRDGIVNQAALPSVKEES